From a region of the Sporosarcina ureilytica genome:
- a CDS encoding YbaB/EbfC family nucleoid-associated protein, with protein MRGMGNMQGMMKQMQKMQKKMAEAQEKLGEERLEGTAGGGMVKVTVSGDKEVLEVVINPDVVDPEDVEILQDLVVIATNEAMKKADELTNSTMGQFTKGLNLPGMF; from the coding sequence ATGCGCGGTATGGGAAATATGCAAGGTATGATGAAGCAAATGCAAAAAATGCAAAAGAAAATGGCGGAAGCACAAGAGAAACTAGGGGAAGAGCGTCTCGAAGGAACTGCTGGCGGCGGTATGGTCAAAGTGACGGTTTCAGGAGATAAAGAAGTATTAGAAGTTGTGATTAACCCAGACGTAGTCGATCCAGAAGATGTAGAAATCTTACAAGACTTAGTAGTGATTGCTACAAACGAAGCAATGAAAAAAGCGGATGAGTTAACGAACTCAACAATGGGACAATTCACGAAGGGATTAAACCTACCGGGGATGTTCTAG
- the recR gene encoding recombination mediator RecR, producing MHYPEPISKLIDSFMKLPGIGPKTAGRLAFFVLSMEEDTVLDFAKALVDAKRNLHFCSTCGHITDVDPCHICQDKQRDRSLICVVQDPKDVIAMEKMRDYQGLYHVLHGAISPMDGVGPEDINVPSLLTRLQDEEVEELILATNPTIEGEATAMYISRLVRPSGIKTTRIAHGLPVGGDLEYADEVTLSKALEGRREL from the coding sequence ATGCATTATCCAGAACCAATATCTAAGTTAATTGATAGTTTTATGAAATTGCCAGGCATCGGTCCGAAAACAGCGGGCCGACTGGCGTTTTTTGTATTAAGTATGGAAGAGGACACTGTGTTAGATTTTGCAAAGGCGCTTGTGGATGCGAAGCGAAATTTACACTTCTGTTCAACTTGCGGACATATTACAGATGTAGATCCATGTCATATATGCCAGGATAAACAGCGTGATCGTTCACTTATATGTGTTGTGCAAGATCCAAAAGATGTGATAGCAATGGAAAAAATGCGAGATTATCAAGGGCTTTATCATGTACTCCACGGTGCTATCTCACCAATGGATGGTGTTGGACCAGAAGATATAAATGTTCCGTCTCTTTTGACGCGCTTGCAGGATGAGGAAGTTGAAGAGTTAATTCTCGCTACCAACCCAACAATTGAAGGTGAAGCAACAGCCATGTATATTTCAAGATTAGTAAGACCGTCTGGTATCAAAACGACAAGAATTGCACATGGGTTACCGGTAGGTGGAGACCTTGAATATGCAGATGAAGTTACATTATCTAAAGCACTCGAGGGACGCCGAGAATTATAA